The Streptomyces albofaciens JCM 4342 genome has a segment encoding these proteins:
- a CDS encoding type I polyketide synthase, whose protein sequence is MIQPPTDAADQRGGHTLPEVFEAAAEADPDAVALVDGDRSWTWAQWRADVGALARGLQESGVEPGDVVAVRLPNRWEFPTLHLAVAAVGAVLLPIHQGTPTAEVHALLTRAEPVLLVLAASGSEDRETARSLLEGVPTLRGVLLAGASEAAGEEPGIGALDGLLAAWTGSEPRQVRLTPDMPLALILSSGTTSARPKLCVHTHDGLLANTAAVVADAAGAFDGTVMTACPMTHLFGLQSLHTALFAARTQVLLTGWDADRFLALAREHDPRVVFAVPAQLREIVDRLARTDEPAGFAPHQVRTAGAALAPALAAQVRAALDCELVVVWGMSEIGTGTRTRAHHPGGSVGEPVDGARVRVVDERGEECAAGATGELQYRGPAMFRGYFREPELTRSALTEDGWLRTGDIAAVDADGVVALHGRAAEVIATGGRKFSATEVESLLADLAGLGPLAVSGAPDDRLGEYPCLVVTDRADRTIGLTEVTAYLRRLGLADHKIPLELVTVRELPFTPAGKLDRRALKEQLRTGPEAAPVAARLGAVPPDTAEEALDLVRDCVGQILGGSGAPAGPTPSGTDFPDTEFRRLGLDSVLAVRLRNLLREETGLSLPVTLAFDHPTPRAVAHVLAAPDGPAAAKAPGKTPEEPRRRPADEADPVAIVGMACRLPGGADSPDALWEMLAGGTDAMRAFPDDRGWDLERLFDEDPDRPGTCYAREGGFLPDAGGFDAGFFGLSDQEATATDPQQRLLLEAAWETFERAGIDPATLKGTRTGVFTGAMERGYGATASGAPGEWESMLGTGTANSAISGRIAYTYGLEGPALTVDTASSSSLVALHLACRSLRSGETDLALAGGVTVMATPAPFTHFARLRALAPDSRAKAYADTANGSAWAEGAGLLLLERLSDARRNGHRVLALVRGSAVNQDGASNGLTAPSGPAQQRVIRQALADAGLAPRDVDAVEGHGTGTPLGDPIEAQALMATYGRERPEGRPLWLGSVKSNLGHTQAAAGVVGVIKTVLALGRGILPRTLHVADPSTKVDWSAGSVRLLTEPRSWPRESGHTRRAGVSSFGLTGTNAHVILEEAPGEQPEEAQGGHGTDPADDTAVPWVLSARSRTALRAQARRLAEHVTAHPGLRTRDIAHALATTRTRHRHRAVVSASDRARMLAATAAFGRGERSAEVTPHDSAPGGLAFVFSGQGGQHPGMGRAAAEAFPVFGQALREVCATLDPLLARPLTSVMWADADSDEATLLHNAEYSQPSLFAVQVALYRLYESWGMAPDLLAGHSAGEIAAAHVTGILSLQDACTLVATRGRLISSLPTGGATVAVRISEAEVREWLAEDASGSVSVAAVNGPHSLVLSGAEAPLIALTDRLRAAGHKTHRIPMRVAAHSPLMDPILEEFRAVVRTLAYGTPTVPLVSTVTGRPLTDEEARDPDHWVRHVRQPVRFKDAIDRLRDERVTGFLELGAEPLLTPMIDECLETAGPQQGTAVVPSLSSGVPDRQSLLSAAARVHAHGAPVDWDAVLPGARPADLPTYAFQRRRFWLAAGPVAAGAAAGGGFVGAAIGAAAPSADAEPSGLEARLAGLEDAEQDAYVRSLVLAETSAVLGGQEPLDNEGNHTFKEMGINSVNAVELRNRLIAATDVRLPATLVYDHPTPNAVVRLVRERLAPASTAPRDVNTVVAELESLLTSGAEVPAEAVARLKAITAGRDGDTDTGTGGPLDLTSASDEDLFRLMDAER, encoded by the coding sequence GTGATCCAGCCGCCCACCGACGCGGCGGACCAACGGGGCGGCCACACGCTGCCCGAGGTGTTCGAGGCCGCCGCGGAGGCCGACCCCGACGCGGTGGCCCTCGTCGACGGGGACCGTTCGTGGACCTGGGCGCAGTGGCGGGCGGACGTCGGCGCGCTGGCCCGTGGCCTTCAGGAGTCGGGTGTCGAGCCCGGTGACGTGGTCGCGGTGCGGCTGCCGAACCGCTGGGAGTTCCCGACCCTGCACCTGGCCGTCGCGGCCGTCGGCGCCGTACTGCTGCCCATCCACCAGGGCACCCCGACCGCGGAGGTCCACGCGCTGCTGACCCGCGCGGAGCCCGTACTCCTCGTCCTGGCCGCTTCCGGGAGCGAGGACAGGGAAACGGCCCGCTCGCTTCTGGAGGGCGTGCCGACGCTGCGCGGCGTCCTGCTGGCCGGGGCGTCGGAGGCTGCGGGCGAGGAGCCGGGGATCGGGGCGCTGGACGGGCTGCTGGCGGCCTGGACGGGCAGCGAACCCCGGCAGGTGCGCCTGACCCCCGACATGCCGCTCGCCCTGATCCTCTCGTCCGGTACCACCTCGGCGCGGCCCAAGCTGTGCGTGCACACCCACGACGGACTGCTGGCGAACACCGCGGCCGTCGTGGCCGACGCCGCCGGCGCCTTCGACGGCACGGTCATGACCGCCTGCCCGATGACCCACCTGTTCGGGCTCCAGTCCCTGCACACGGCGCTGTTCGCCGCCCGGACGCAGGTCCTGCTCACCGGCTGGGACGCGGACCGCTTCCTGGCCCTGGCGCGGGAGCACGACCCCCGCGTCGTCTTCGCCGTACCCGCCCAACTGCGGGAAATCGTCGACCGGCTGGCCCGAACGGACGAGCCGGCGGGCTTCGCGCCGCACCAGGTGCGTACGGCGGGCGCCGCCCTCGCGCCCGCGCTCGCCGCACAGGTACGCGCCGCCCTCGACTGCGAACTCGTCGTGGTGTGGGGCATGTCCGAGATCGGCACCGGCACGCGGACCCGGGCCCACCACCCCGGCGGCAGCGTGGGAGAGCCGGTCGACGGTGCGCGCGTACGGGTCGTGGACGAGCGTGGCGAGGAGTGCGCGGCGGGGGCGACGGGCGAACTCCAGTACCGGGGCCCGGCGATGTTCCGCGGCTACTTCCGCGAGCCGGAGCTGACGCGCTCGGCCCTCACCGAGGACGGCTGGCTGCGCACCGGCGACATCGCCGCCGTCGACGCGGACGGCGTGGTCGCCTTGCACGGCCGGGCGGCCGAGGTGATCGCCACCGGGGGCCGGAAGTTCAGCGCCACCGAGGTCGAGAGCCTGCTCGCGGATCTCGCGGGCCTGGGCCCGCTGGCCGTTTCGGGCGCCCCGGACGACCGGCTCGGCGAGTACCCGTGCCTGGTCGTGACCGACCGCGCGGACCGGACGATCGGGCTGACCGAGGTGACCGCCTACCTGCGCAGGCTGGGGCTCGCCGACCACAAGATCCCCCTCGAACTGGTCACCGTCCGCGAGCTGCCCTTCACCCCGGCCGGGAAGCTCGACCGCCGGGCCCTCAAGGAACAGCTGCGCACCGGCCCGGAAGCGGCGCCCGTCGCGGCCCGCCTCGGCGCGGTCCCGCCGGACACGGCCGAGGAGGCGCTGGACCTCGTACGCGACTGCGTCGGCCAGATCCTCGGCGGCAGCGGCGCCCCGGCCGGCCCCACCCCGTCCGGTACGGACTTCCCCGACACCGAATTCCGCCGGCTCGGCCTCGACTCCGTCCTCGCGGTGCGGCTGCGGAACCTGCTGCGGGAGGAGACCGGGCTGTCCCTCCCGGTCACGCTGGCCTTCGACCACCCGACCCCGCGGGCCGTCGCGCACGTACTGGCCGCACCGGACGGGCCCGCCGCGGCGAAGGCGCCGGGAAAGACGCCGGAGGAGCCGCGGAGACGGCCGGCCGACGAGGCCGATCCGGTGGCGATCGTCGGCATGGCCTGCCGGCTGCCGGGCGGCGCCGACTCTCCCGACGCCCTCTGGGAGATGCTGGCCGGCGGAACCGACGCGATGCGCGCCTTCCCGGACGACCGCGGCTGGGACCTGGAGCGCCTCTTCGACGAGGACCCCGACCGCCCGGGCACCTGCTACGCACGCGAAGGCGGCTTCCTGCCCGACGCGGGCGGTTTCGACGCGGGCTTCTTCGGCCTGTCCGACCAGGAGGCGACGGCCACCGACCCGCAGCAGCGCCTGCTCCTGGAGGCGGCCTGGGAGACCTTCGAGCGCGCGGGCATCGACCCGGCGACCCTGAAGGGCACCCGTACGGGCGTGTTCACGGGCGCGATGGAGCGCGGCTACGGCGCCACCGCGTCCGGCGCGCCCGGCGAGTGGGAGAGCATGCTCGGCACCGGGACCGCCAACAGCGCGATCTCCGGCCGCATCGCCTACACCTACGGCCTCGAAGGCCCCGCGCTGACGGTCGACACCGCCTCCTCGTCCTCCCTCGTCGCCCTGCATCTGGCCTGCCGCTCCCTGCGGTCGGGCGAGACCGACCTGGCGCTGGCCGGCGGCGTCACCGTCATGGCGACCCCGGCGCCCTTCACGCACTTCGCCCGGCTGCGCGCGCTCGCCCCCGACTCGCGCGCCAAGGCGTACGCGGACACCGCGAACGGCTCCGCGTGGGCGGAGGGAGCGGGACTGCTGCTGCTGGAGCGGCTGAGCGACGCCCGCCGCAACGGACACCGCGTGCTGGCCCTCGTACGGGGCTCCGCCGTGAACCAGGACGGCGCCTCCAACGGGCTCACCGCCCCGAGCGGCCCCGCCCAGCAGCGCGTCATCCGCCAGGCCCTGGCCGACGCCGGGCTGGCGCCGCGGGACGTGGACGCGGTGGAGGGGCACGGCACCGGCACTCCGCTCGGCGACCCGATCGAGGCCCAGGCCCTGATGGCCACCTACGGCCGGGAGCGGCCGGAGGGACGGCCGCTGTGGCTCGGGTCGGTGAAGTCGAACCTGGGGCACACACAGGCCGCCGCCGGGGTCGTCGGGGTCATCAAGACGGTGCTCGCGCTGGGCCGCGGCATCCTGCCCAGGACGCTGCACGTGGCGGACCCCTCGACCAAGGTGGACTGGTCCGCCGGATCGGTACGGCTGCTGACCGAGCCGCGCTCCTGGCCACGGGAGAGCGGACACACGCGCCGGGCGGGAGTGTCGTCCTTCGGGCTCACCGGCACCAACGCGCACGTGATCCTGGAGGAGGCTCCGGGCGAGCAGCCGGAAGAGGCGCAGGGCGGGCACGGAACGGACCCGGCCGACGACACCGCCGTACCGTGGGTGCTGTCCGCCCGGAGCCGGACGGCGCTGCGCGCACAGGCCCGCCGCCTGGCCGAGCACGTGACCGCCCACCCCGGCCTGCGCACCCGGGACATCGCCCACGCCCTGGCCACCACCCGTACCCGGCACCGGCACCGGGCCGTCGTCAGCGCCTCCGACCGGGCCCGGATGCTGGCCGCGACGGCCGCGTTCGGGCGCGGGGAGCGGAGCGCGGAGGTCACCCCGCACGATTCCGCGCCGGGCGGCCTGGCCTTCGTCTTCTCCGGACAGGGCGGCCAGCACCCCGGCATGGGGCGCGCGGCGGCCGAGGCGTTCCCCGTCTTCGGGCAGGCGCTGCGCGAGGTGTGCGCCACCCTCGATCCGCTGCTGGCGCGGCCGCTGACCTCGGTGATGTGGGCGGACGCCGACTCCGACGAGGCCACGCTCCTGCACAACGCCGAGTACTCGCAGCCCTCGCTGTTCGCCGTCCAGGTCGCCCTCTACCGGCTGTACGAGTCCTGGGGCATGGCCCCGGACCTGCTGGCGGGCCATTCGGCCGGCGAGATCGCCGCTGCGCACGTGACCGGCATCCTCTCCCTCCAGGACGCCTGCACCCTGGTGGCGACCCGGGGCAGGCTGATCAGCTCGCTGCCGACCGGCGGCGCGACGGTGGCGGTGCGCATCTCGGAGGCCGAGGTGCGGGAGTGGCTCGCCGAGGACGCCTCGGGCTCCGTGTCGGTCGCGGCCGTCAACGGGCCGCACTCCCTCGTACTCTCCGGTGCCGAGGCACCGCTCATCGCCCTCACGGACCGGCTCCGCGCCGCCGGGCACAAGACCCACCGCATCCCCATGAGGGTCGCGGCCCACTCGCCGCTGATGGACCCCATTCTGGAGGAGTTCCGCGCGGTCGTGCGCACGCTGGCCTACGGCACGCCCACCGTCCCCCTCGTCTCCACCGTCACCGGCCGCCCGCTGACCGACGAGGAGGCGCGCGACCCGGACCACTGGGTACGGCACGTACGGCAGCCCGTGCGCTTCAAGGACGCGATCGACCGGCTCCGGGACGAGCGCGTCACCGGCTTCCTGGAGCTGGGCGCCGAGCCGCTGCTCACTCCCATGATCGACGAGTGCCTGGAGACGGCCGGCCCGCAGCAGGGGACCGCGGTGGTGCCGAGCCTGAGCTCCGGGGTACCGGACCGGCAGTCCCTGCTCTCCGCTGCCGCCCGGGTGCACGCCCACGGCGCACCCGTCGACTGGGACGCGGTGCTGCCCGGGGCCCGGCCCGCCGACCTGCCGACGTACGCGTTCCAGCGGCGGCGGTTCTGGCTGGCGGCGGGGCCGGTGGCGGCGGGTGCGGCTGCCGGGGGCGGTTTCGTGGGCGCCGCGATCGGCGCGGCCGCGCCGTCGGCCGACGCGGAGCCGTCCGGGCTGGAAGCCCGCCTGGCCGGTCTCGAAGACGCCGAACAGGACGCGTACGTACGCTCCCTGGTGCTCGCCGAGACCTCGGCCGTGCTCGGCGGCCAGGAGCCGCTCGACAACGAGGGCAACCACACGTTCAAGGAGATGGGCATCAACTCGGTGAACGCCGTCGAGCTCCGCAACCGCCTCATCGCGGCCACGGACGTACGGCTCCCCGCCACCCTCGTCTACGACCACCCCACGCCGAACGCGGTCGTCCGCCTCGTACGCGAACGCCTCGCGCCCGCGTCCACCGCCCCGCGCGATGTGAACACGGTCGTGGCCGAGCTGGAGTCCCTGCTCACCTCCGGCGCGGAGGTCCCGGCAGAAGCGGTGGCGCGGCTGAAGGCGATCACGGCAGGGCGCGACGGCGACACGGACACCGGCACCGGCGGGCCCCTGGACCTGACGTCGGCCAGCGACGAGGACCTGTTCCGGCTGATGGACGCGGAACGCTGA
- a CDS encoding ferredoxin produces MRITVDPDRCVGAGQCVLNAPAIFDQDDDGLVTLIAEPGADQEATAKLAGALCPSRAITVHEG; encoded by the coding sequence ATGCGTATCACCGTTGACCCCGACCGCTGCGTCGGGGCGGGCCAGTGCGTGCTGAACGCGCCCGCGATCTTCGACCAGGACGACGACGGGCTGGTCACCCTCATCGCCGAGCCCGGTGCCGACCAGGAGGCCACCGCCAAGCTGGCAGGCGCCCTGTGCCCGTCCCGGGCCATCACCGTGCACGAGGGCTGA
- a CDS encoding cytochrome P450 has translation MTHTEPATQATCPVTGRTAAATDADGATGHGTDPLVVDFPLRAPGIPFPPPEYAAYRDREGLVLSHLPDGKRVWLVTRHEDVRAVLTNPGISSNPEHAGFPNVGETIGVPKQDQVPGWFVGMDSPEHDRFRKALIPEFTVRRVRALKPAIERTVDAQLDAMLAAGNTADLVADFTLPVPSLVISALLGVPPADREFFESRTRVLVSFRAFTDEERTAAAKDLLRYINRLIDIKQKWGGDDIVTRLLATGAIGAHEMSGVLMLLLIAGHETTANNIALGVVTLLKNPQWIGDERAVEETLRFHSVADLVSLRVAVEDVEIAGQRIKAGEGIVPLVAAANYDENLFPCPHAFDPSRSARGHVAFGYGVHQCLGQNLVRVEMEVAYRKLFERIPNLRLDVPEDGLNIKYDGVLYGLHELPVRW, from the coding sequence ATGACGCACACCGAACCGGCCACGCAGGCCACCTGCCCGGTCACGGGGCGAACGGCCGCGGCCACGGACGCGGACGGGGCGACCGGGCACGGAACGGACCCGCTGGTCGTCGACTTCCCGCTGCGCGCGCCGGGCATACCCTTCCCGCCGCCCGAATACGCCGCATACCGCGACCGGGAAGGCCTGGTGCTCTCGCACCTGCCCGACGGCAAACGGGTGTGGCTGGTCACCCGGCACGAGGACGTGCGCGCCGTCCTGACCAACCCGGGCATCAGCTCCAACCCCGAACACGCGGGCTTCCCCAATGTCGGGGAGACGATCGGCGTACCCAAGCAGGACCAGGTTCCCGGCTGGTTCGTGGGCATGGACTCACCGGAACATGACCGGTTCCGCAAGGCCCTCATCCCGGAGTTCACCGTCCGGCGCGTCCGCGCGCTGAAGCCCGCGATCGAGCGCACCGTGGACGCGCAACTGGACGCGATGCTGGCCGCGGGCAACACCGCCGACCTCGTCGCCGACTTCACCCTGCCCGTGCCCTCCCTGGTGATCTCGGCGCTGCTCGGCGTGCCGCCCGCCGACCGCGAATTCTTCGAGTCCCGGACGCGGGTCCTGGTCTCCTTCCGCGCCTTCACCGACGAGGAGCGCACGGCCGCCGCCAAGGACCTCCTGCGGTACATCAACCGGCTGATCGACATCAAGCAGAAGTGGGGCGGCGACGACATCGTCACCCGGCTGCTGGCCACCGGCGCCATCGGTGCGCACGAGATGTCCGGCGTGCTGATGCTGCTGCTCATCGCCGGGCACGAGACCACGGCCAACAACATCGCGCTCGGTGTGGTCACCCTGCTGAAGAACCCCCAGTGGATCGGCGACGAGCGGGCCGTGGAGGAGACCCTGCGCTTCCACTCGGTCGCCGACCTGGTGTCCCTGCGCGTGGCCGTCGAGGACGTGGAGATCGCCGGGCAGCGCATCAAGGCGGGGGAGGGCATCGTGCCGCTGGTCGCCGCGGCCAATTACGACGAGAACCTCTTCCCGTGCCCCCATGCGTTCGACCCCTCCCGCTCCGCCCGGGGCCATGTGGCCTTCGGCTACGGCGTACACCAGTGCCTGGGGCAGAACCTGGTACGGGTCGAGATGGAAGTCGCCTACCGCAAGCTCTTCGAGCGCATTCCCAACCTCCGGCTCGACGTGCCCGAAGACGGGCTGAACATCAAGTACGACGGCGTGCTCTACGGCCTGCACGAGCTGCCCGTCCGCTGGTGA
- a CDS encoding DegT/DnrJ/EryC1/StrS family aminotransferase: MSFKYPVSRPALEGNELAYLTGAVEDGWISSQGPMVGRFERAFADYNGIAHGVSCSSGTAALTLALRALGIGPGDEVIVPEFTMIASAWAVTYTGATPVFVDCADDLNIDVARIEEKITARTKAVMPVHIYGRRCDMDAVMDIAYQYNLRVVEDSAEAHGIRPVGDIACYSLFANKIITAGEGGICLTDDAKLAGQLAHLRAMAFTKDHSFLHKKVAYNYRMTAMQAAVALAQTERLDDILEVRRGIEKRYDEGLADVPGITLMPPRDVLWMYDLRAERREELREFLAGESIETRLFFKPMSRQPMYFHPDWPSLKANAFAEDGLYLPTHTGLTAADQDFVIDRVRAFYGAG; encoded by the coding sequence ATGTCGTTCAAGTATCCCGTGTCCAGGCCCGCTCTGGAGGGCAACGAGCTGGCGTATCTGACCGGTGCCGTCGAGGACGGGTGGATATCGTCCCAGGGCCCGATGGTCGGGCGGTTCGAGCGTGCCTTCGCCGACTACAACGGCATCGCGCACGGCGTTTCCTGTTCCTCGGGGACGGCGGCGCTCACCCTCGCGCTGCGGGCGCTGGGCATCGGTCCGGGGGACGAGGTGATCGTGCCGGAATTCACGATGATCGCCTCCGCGTGGGCGGTCACGTACACCGGCGCCACGCCCGTGTTCGTGGACTGCGCGGACGACCTCAACATCGATGTCGCCCGTATCGAGGAGAAGATCACGGCGCGGACGAAGGCCGTGATGCCGGTGCACATCTACGGCCGCCGGTGCGACATGGACGCGGTGATGGACATCGCGTACCAGTACAACCTGCGGGTCGTGGAGGACAGCGCCGAAGCGCACGGCATCCGCCCGGTCGGTGACATCGCGTGCTATTCGCTGTTCGCCAACAAAATCATCACGGCGGGGGAGGGCGGCATCTGCCTCACCGACGATGCGAAACTCGCCGGGCAGCTGGCGCACCTGCGGGCCATGGCGTTCACGAAGGACCACAGCTTCCTGCACAAGAAAGTGGCCTACAACTACCGCATGACGGCCATGCAGGCCGCCGTCGCGCTGGCCCAGACCGAGCGCCTGGACGACATCCTCGAAGTGCGCCGCGGAATCGAGAAGCGCTACGACGAGGGGCTGGCCGATGTCCCCGGCATCACGCTGATGCCGCCGCGGGACGTGCTGTGGATGTACGACCTGCGCGCCGAACGCCGCGAGGAACTGCGGGAATTCCTGGCCGGGGAGTCCATCGAGACCCGGCTGTTCTTCAAGCCGATGAGCCGGCAGCCCATGTATTTCCACCCCGACTGGCCCTCGCTCAAGGCGAACGCCTTCGCCGAGGACGGACTGTACCTGCCCACCCACACCGGACTGACCGCCGCCGACCAGGACTTCGTGATCGACCGGGTCCGCGCGTTCTACGGCGCCGGCTGA
- a CDS encoding glycosyltransferase yields the protein MESARRPILFVSLPEAGLANPLLVLAEELSRRDVPDLWFATDEPRREDVKKISVGSPVEFASLGEVVSELSAVTWDDEVYREVTQSSRFKAHRAVIRHSYVPGVQEEKFQKLAAVVDEVRPALIVVDCISSFGVELAMARKIPFVLSVPFTPSNVLTAFTPFAKGYTPRDFPVPHTGLPYPMNFPQRMRNLLFKLRTFAMFCTPTMSKVLAEDSRRRKAHGLGQLSPMARIDHADVVLCNSIPELDYPFDIPEKFRMVGAMVPPLPEASQDDELSRWLDGQSSVVYAGFGTITRLTREQVHSMVEVARRLRGRHQMLWKLPSEQQHLLPPKESLPDNLRIESWVPSQLDVLAHPNVKLFFTHAGGNGYNEGVYFGKPLVVRPLWVDCYDQAVRGHDFGISLTLDRPRDLDVDDVLDKLTRVLDTPSFRENAERLGALQRAAGGRGTAAEVILGHPALARA from the coding sequence ATGGAATCCGCCCGACGGCCGATCCTCTTCGTCAGTCTTCCGGAGGCCGGGCTGGCCAATCCGCTGCTCGTCCTGGCCGAGGAGCTCTCCCGCCGGGACGTGCCGGACCTCTGGTTCGCCACCGACGAGCCGCGGCGCGAGGACGTGAAGAAGATCTCGGTGGGATCCCCGGTGGAATTCGCCTCACTGGGCGAGGTCGTCTCCGAACTATCGGCCGTCACCTGGGACGACGAGGTGTACCGGGAAGTCACCCAGTCGTCGCGGTTCAAGGCGCACCGCGCGGTGATCCGGCACTCGTACGTGCCCGGCGTGCAGGAGGAGAAGTTCCAGAAGCTCGCGGCCGTCGTCGACGAGGTCCGGCCGGCGCTGATCGTCGTCGACTGCATCAGTTCGTTCGGCGTCGAGCTGGCCATGGCGCGGAAGATCCCGTTCGTGCTCAGTGTGCCGTTCACCCCGAGCAATGTGCTGACGGCTTTCACCCCCTTCGCCAAGGGCTACACCCCGCGGGACTTCCCCGTACCGCACACGGGCCTGCCGTATCCGATGAATTTCCCGCAGCGGATGCGCAACCTGCTCTTCAAACTGCGGACGTTCGCGATGTTCTGCACGCCCACGATGAGCAAGGTGCTGGCCGAGGACAGCCGGCGGCGCAAGGCGCACGGGCTCGGGCAGCTCAGCCCGATGGCGCGGATCGACCACGCCGACGTGGTGCTGTGCAATTCGATCCCCGAGCTGGACTATCCCTTCGACATCCCGGAGAAGTTCCGGATGGTCGGCGCGATGGTGCCGCCCCTGCCGGAGGCCTCGCAGGACGACGAACTGTCGCGGTGGCTGGACGGACAGTCCTCGGTCGTGTACGCGGGATTCGGAACCATCACCCGGCTCACCCGGGAACAGGTCCATTCCATGGTGGAGGTGGCCCGCCGGCTCCGGGGGCGGCACCAGATGCTGTGGAAACTGCCCTCGGAACAGCAGCACCTGCTGCCGCCGAAGGAATCCCTGCCGGACAATCTCCGCATCGAGAGCTGGGTCCCGTCACAGCTCGACGTCCTCGCGCACCCGAACGTGAAGCTGTTCTTCACCCACGCCGGCGGCAACGGCTACAACGAAGGCGTGTACTTCGGCAAGCCGCTCGTGGTACGGCCGCTGTGGGTGGACTGCTACGACCAGGCCGTGCGCGGCCACGACTTCGGCATCAGCCTGACCCTCGACCGGCCGCGGGACCTCGACGTCGACGATGTGCTCGACAAGCTCACCCGGGTGCTCGACACCCCTTCCTTCCGCGAGAACGCGGAGCGGCTCGGTGCCCTGCAGCGTGCGGCGGGCGGCCGTGGGACCGCTGCCGAGGTGATCCTCGGACACCCGGCCCTGGCCCGGGCGTAA
- a CDS encoding GMC oxidoreductase encodes MFENQHLSRRRLLGLAALGGAAVAGMTTISAAPRAAAAGQGSPRAGDGSFVPAVVIGTGYGAAVSALRLGEAGIPTLMLEMGQLWNKPADDGNVFCGMLKPDRRSSWFKSRTEAPLGSFLWLDVINRNIDPYAGVLDKVHFDEMSVYVGRGVGGGSLVNGGMAVVPKRSYFEEVLPRVNAGEMYDRYFPRANSMLKVNHIDKQWFEDTEWYKYARVSREQAGKAGLSTTFVPNVYDFGHMRREADGTAPKSALAGEVIYGNNHGKQSLDKTYLAAALGTGKVTIETLHQVKAIRRQPDGSYVLSVVQSDADGKTVAQKEIGCRHLFLGAGSLGSTELLVRARDTGALPDLNAEVGAGWGPNGNIMTGRANHVWNPTGAHQSSIPALGIDDWDNPAAPVFAEIAPMPAGLETWVSLYLAITKNPERGTFVYDKATDRAKLRWTRDQNTPAVEAAKSLFDRINKANTTMYRYDLFGSQLKNFSDDFSYHPLGGCVLGKATDLYGRVAGCRNLYVMDGALVPGSIGVNPFVTITALAERNIERIIAEDVKAA; translated from the coding sequence GTGTTCGAGAACCAGCATCTGTCACGGCGCCGTCTGCTCGGACTGGCCGCCCTCGGCGGCGCCGCCGTCGCCGGAATGACCACGATTTCCGCCGCCCCGCGCGCCGCGGCCGCCGGCCAGGGAAGTCCGCGGGCCGGTGACGGCTCCTTCGTACCGGCGGTGGTCATCGGCACCGGTTACGGCGCGGCGGTCTCCGCGCTGCGGCTCGGCGAGGCGGGAATTCCGACGCTCATGCTCGAAATGGGCCAGCTGTGGAACAAGCCGGCCGACGACGGCAATGTGTTCTGCGGAATGCTCAAGCCCGACCGCCGGTCCAGCTGGTTCAAGTCGCGTACCGAGGCCCCGCTCGGCTCGTTCCTGTGGCTGGATGTCATCAACCGGAACATCGACCCGTACGCGGGCGTGCTGGACAAGGTGCACTTCGACGAAATGTCGGTGTACGTGGGACGCGGCGTCGGCGGCGGCTCGCTCGTCAACGGCGGCATGGCCGTCGTGCCGAAGCGCTCGTACTTCGAAGAGGTCCTCCCGCGGGTGAACGCCGGCGAGATGTACGACCGGTATTTCCCGCGCGCCAATTCCATGCTCAAGGTGAACCACATCGACAAGCAGTGGTTCGAGGACACGGAGTGGTACAAGTACGCGCGGGTCTCGCGTGAACAGGCGGGCAAGGCGGGCCTGAGCACCACCTTCGTGCCCAACGTCTACGACTTCGGCCACATGCGGCGCGAGGCGGACGGCACCGCGCCCAAGTCGGCGCTGGCCGGCGAGGTGATCTACGGCAACAACCACGGCAAGCAGAGCCTGGACAAGACCTACCTGGCCGCCGCGCTGGGCACCGGCAAGGTCACCATCGAGACGCTGCACCAGGTCAAGGCGATCCGCCGGCAGCCGGACGGCAGCTATGTGCTGTCCGTGGTCCAGAGCGACGCCGACGGGAAGACCGTCGCGCAGAAGGAGATCGGCTGCCGCCACCTGTTCCTCGGCGCGGGCAGCCTCGGCTCCACCGAACTGCTGGTGCGCGCCCGCGACACCGGCGCCCTGCCCGACCTGAACGCCGAGGTCGGCGCGGGCTGGGGCCCCAACGGCAACATCATGACCGGCCGCGCCAACCACGTCTGGAACCCCACCGGGGCCCACCAGTCCTCGATCCCCGCCCTGGGCATCGACGACTGGGACAACCCGGCCGCACCGGTCTTCGCGGAGATCGCGCCGATGCCGGCCGGTCTGGAGACCTGGGTCAGCCTCTACCTGGCGATCACCAAGAACCCCGAGCGCGGCACCTTCGTCTACGACAAGGCCACCGACCGGGCCAAGCTGCGCTGGACCCGGGACCAGAACACCCCGGCGGTCGAGGCCGCGAAGTCGCTCTTCGACCGGATCAACAAGGCCAACACGACGATGTACCGCTACGACCTGTTCGGGTCGCAGCTGAAGAACTTCTCCGACGACTTCAGCTACCACCCGCTCGGCGGCTGCGTCCTGGGCAAGGCCACCGACCTCTACGGCCGCGTCGCGGGCTGTCGCAACCTCTACGTCATGGACGGCGCGCTCGTGCCCGGCTCCATCGGCGTCAACCCCTTCGTGACCATCACGGCCCTGGCCGAGCGCAACATCGAGCGGATCATCGCGGAGGACGTCAAGGCCGCGTAA